The stretch of DNA ATGTGTGAAAACAGGAGGAAGCAAGgaatatttattaatcaatcaATAAGCCAAGATTCAACACTAATGGACAGATAAAGACATGATATCAGCACTGTTTAGTAACATGACACATTTTCCTTCTGTCAAATGTCACTATCACTTAACTATAGCCTCTATATCTTCACTGATAGTTGATTAAATTTGTTACTTCTTTTTTACTATTGCTTCTTGTAACTCGATTCtttatgtaactttttttttttctattatcaatTGATATGATAAATTTGTTGAAAACTATCAATCACACCTTAACATCCTTTTGCATTGGTCTGTCTTTGTACAATGTTGCAATTACCAGGCCTTGTATTCTGAATGTGAACTGAgaattttctcaaatacttttgcaaaaatttttttaactcagtttgaatgaaataattaaattcttGAAAGTCTTTTCTGATGTCAAATAATCTAATGACACAAATTGAATAAAGATAATtagaataactgaaagaaatattaagttagaagaatatataaaatgatcTCCTACACATCTCATAGAAGTATTCAATTACAGATTCTTAGTATTCTCTCAGCaaacttcctcttttttttttccaacttatTTTAGCATTCTCTTAAATAGTTTTTCTCCCAGAGAAATCATGTGAGAATATAAGAGTGGGCACCATCTCAGAATACTCGAGTATTTATATCAGGTGACATaagaatatttcaagaaatagGAGTCTATTGTGTAATCACTTTCTGTACAAATTCTATTACTGCTGAAGCTATGTATTTAAGTTGGATTTGAACCAAAATTCTATTAATTCCAAGTTCTGATTTAGTGGAGTTTTCTTATTGATATTGATTaagtaacaaaatatttcaatagaaattataaGTGTAAAAACTTACCTGATGTGTCCCTTGGATAATATTTTGGTGTAATATTCCTGTTGGGGAATTTTTCCAATTTTGTCCAGGTTTATGTCTGGGAAGTGATTCTTTTTTAAGTGTAGCTGtctgtgtatttcttttcatGCTGTTGTCAGATACCATTGTAATAGAAATATCATATTGAGGAGAGACAGTCTCAGAAACATATTCTGATGGTCTCCTCTCTTCAGCAAACTTATTATTCCCATCTACGTCGTTAGTATAGAGAAATTTTCTTTGGTTGTTTTTCTGAATGATACATATTGCAATGGAAACCACAATAGCAACAGATACAATGACAGCTGCAATAACTATAACAGCAACTAAATTAAAATGTATCTTTTTATCAGCCTCTATGCCTATAGGTGTAAACATCTTAGACGTATTGTTACTGACAGTCAGTGTCAAAGACAGTATAGTTGTTGCTGATAAAACTGGTGTGCCACTGTCTTTGACAACAAACTGAAGATCATATAATCCTGCATCATTTTGGTAAACTGTTCGATAATAAGACAAAGTTCCTGTGTAAGgatttattgtaaataattgtTTTCCATTTCCAGAAAGTATTTCATATTTGAGAAAAGCATTCACGTGACTGTCTCTGTCTGAAGCTCTCAAGGTTGTAATGTCACTATTACTCTGTGGATGGTAGTGAACATCTAAAGTGAAAGGGCTAACACTGGGAAATGTAAAATAGGgagcattatcatttttatccatAACTTCCACAATTACAGTAGCAGCGTTACTTAATGGCGGAATACCATTGTCTTTGACTAAAACTTTAAATTTATAGACGTCTTGTTGTTCCCGATCCAACATTTGAGTCGTTACAATAAATCCAAAGTTGGATATCTTAAAAGGTAAAACACGGTTGTGGTCAttcaacaaagagaaagaaagtcgACCACCAGATCCTTGGTCTTGATCAGTTGCATTTATCAAACCAATTGGAAAATTTGGTTTCTCATTTTCATAagttaaaaatttgaaaacatcacGAGTAAAATGTGGTTGAATGTCATTGATATCTTTTACTTGAACTGTAAACATTCTTTTGGTTAGTAAAGGGGGCAACCCTTTGTCTTCACATACAACTGCAAAATtaagttgactttgactttctCTGTTCACAGTATTTTTGATGACtactttgtatttgtttgttcccaaacttCTGAGTTCCAGTTTGTCATGTTCAAGCTGACAGGAAACTTCTCCATTTAAACCAATATCATTGTCTATAACTTTCACATAAGCAATGAAACTTCCAACTTTTACTCCTTCAGATATTGTTACTCTGTTGCCTTCAAACTTTGAAACAAACTTCATATCTATTCTTGGAGCATTATTTTCTTCGTTTAATATGTTTATCAAAACAATTGCAGTTGAACTTAAGGGAGGATTACCATTATCAATAGCTTCAATATAAAGCTTATACATTTGTTTCCTTTCACCATAGTTTGTCCGAGACTGGAAAATCTCTCCCGTTTTTTC from Octopus bimaculoides isolate UCB-OBI-ISO-001 chromosome 14, ASM119413v2, whole genome shotgun sequence encodes:
- the LOC106874475 gene encoding protocadherin gamma-B6 isoform X2, which gives rise to MMLKFCVVLFILGESLSVDVIFHVPEGHSPGTFIGNIADETHFLDSMPSQEHGSVTFSQLHESISEDFELFNITSSGKMYTTQILDAESLCKYNSECFKMVEIAVRHEESFVRILEIKIIIDDINDNAPEFSSKQIKLQFSETDREGFMKSIPNALDKDVSTLYNQINYQLYKNLDEPFSLSVNKKVDGTAKIGIMLEEALDRELKDSYALQVIARDGGSPPKEGILDIQISVTDENDNSPSFSQDIYNVSINNGFRKDIPVFVLHATDLDSGENGEILYQFGSKTSPLAKSHFTINEKTGEIFQSRTNYGERKQMYKLYIEAIDNGNPPLSSTAIVLINILNEENNAPRIDMKFVSKFEGNRVTISEGVKVGSFIAYVKVIDNDIGLNGEVSCQLEHDKLELRSLGTNKYKVVIKNTVNRESQSQLNFAVVCEDKGLPPLLTKRMFTVQVKDINDIQPHFTRDVFKFLTYENEKPNFPIGLINATDQDQGSGGRLSFSLLNDHNRVLPFKISNFGFIVTTQMLDREQQDVYKFKVLVKDNGIPPLSNAATVIVEVMDKNDNAPYFTFPSVSPFTLDVHYHPQSNSDITTLRASDRDSHVNAFLKYEILSGNGKQLFTINPYTGTLSYYRTVYQNDAGLYDLQFVVKDSGTPVLSATTILSLTLTVSNNTSKMFTPIGIEADKKIHFNLVAVIVIAAVIVSVAIVVSIAICIIQKNNQRKFLYTNDVDGNNKFAEERRPSEYVSETVSPQYDISITMVSDNSMKRNTQTATLKKESLPRHKPGQNWKNSPTGILHQNIIQGTHQIFPQEKVWNH
- the LOC106874475 gene encoding protocadherin beta-13 isoform X1 yields the protein MMLKFCVVLFILGESLSVDVIFHVPEGHSPGTFIGNIADETHFLDSMPSQEHGSVTFSQLHESISEDFELFNITSSGKMYTTQILDAESLCKYNSECFKMVEIAVRHEESFVRILEIKIIIDDINDNAPEFSSKQIKLQFSETDREGFMKSIPNALDKDVSTLYNQINYQLYKNLDEPFSLSVNKKVDGTAKIGIMLEEALDRELKDSYALQVIARDGGSPPKEGILDIQISVTDENDNSPSFSQDIYNVSINNGFRKDIPVFVLHATDLDSGENGEILYQFGSKTSPLAKSHFTINEKTGEIFQSRTNYGERKQMYKLYIEAIDNGNPPLSSTAIVLINILNEENNAPRIDMKFVSKFEGNRVTISEGVKVGSFIAYVKVIDNDIGLNGEVSCQLEHDKLELRSLGTNKYKVVIKNTVNRESQSQLNFAVVCEDKGLPPLLTKRMFTVQVKDINDIQPHFTRDVFKFLTYENEKPNFPIGLINATDQDQGSGGRLSFSLLNDHNRVLPFKISNFGFIVTTQMLDREQQDVYKFKVLVKDNGIPPLSNAATVIVEVMDKNDNAPYFTFPSVSPFTLDVHYHPQSNSDITTLRASDRDSHVNAFLKYEILSGNGKQLFTINPYTGTLSYYRTVYQNDAGLYDLQFVVKDSGTPVLSATTILSLTLTVSNNTSKMFTPIGIEADKKIHFNLVAVIVIAAVIVSVAIVVSIAICIIQKNNQRKFLYTNDVDGNNKFAEERRPSEYVSETVSPQYDISITMVSDNSMKRNTQTATLKKESLPRHKPGQNWKNSPTGILHQNIIQGTHQEATVTSGVNKEEEHMLMVHDHFNEIPTLSNAENGTGWNEENTVHYETLAALKSCNPDQPKIMDDKSSQKTLNKPMFTNSTTKCSYQHSPGQNTTSNDVIDLKSFRVNSTNPNITPQSWNLPTRNSFTSYAKPLPAIPKTICS
- the LOC106874475 gene encoding protocadherin gamma-B6 isoform X3, giving the protein MMLKFCVVLFILGESLSVDVIFHVPEGHSPGTFIGNIADETHFLDSMPSQEHGSVTFSQLHESISEDFELFNITSSGKMYTTQILDAESLCKYNSECFKMVEIAVRHEESFVRILEIKIIIDDINDNAPEFSSKQIKLQFSETDREGFMKSIPNALDKDVSTLYNQINYQLYKNLDEPFSLSVNKKVDGTAKIGIMLEEALDRELKDSYALQVIARDGGSPPKEGILDIQISVTDENDNSPSFSQDIYNVSINNGFRKDIPVFVLHATDLDSGENGEILYQFGSKTSPLAKSHFTINEKTGEIFQSRTNYGERKQMYKLYIEAIDNGNPPLSSTAIVLINILNEENNAPRIDMKFVSKFEGNRVTISEGVKVGSFIAYVKVIDNDIGLNGEVSCQLEHDKLELRSLGTNKYKVVIKNTVNRESQSQLNFAVVCEDKGLPPLLTKRMFTVQVKDINDIQPHFTRDVFKFLTYENEKPNFPIGLINATDQDQGSGGRLSFSLLNDHNRVLPFKISNFGFIVTTQMLDREQQDVYKFKVLVKDNGIPPLSNAATVIVEVMDKNDNAPYFTFPSVSPFTLDVHYHPQSNSDITTLRASDRDSHVNAFLKYEILSGNGKQLFTINPYTGTLSYYRTVYQNDAGLYDLQFVVKDSGTPVLSATTILSLTLTVSNNTSKMFTPIGIEADKKIHFNLVAVIVIAAVIVSVAIVVSIAICIIQKNNQRKFLYTNDVDGNNKFAEERRPSEYVSETVSPQYDISITMVSDNSMKRNTQTATLKKESLPRHKPGQNWKNSPTGILHQNIIQGTHQESEISFPS